One Besnoitia besnoiti strain Bb-Ger1 chromosome VIII, whole genome shotgun sequence DNA segment encodes these proteins:
- a CDS encoding hypothetical protein (encoded by transcript BESB_081600): MHTLYRPRENIPYREGLEKARLKSRREKFARVAVVADPVQPAADLPFVASFANDHERNARREEKSLSQADKQRKEAHQALFNQARRRKIETREALYQAVADREEAKELNRIQFLRERSKSYPCREGFDIVSLEYKRNEDGRKLRVRDRYAQYRQELRGYTLALRSGFCNNPITGDGVLKLQRPAKPPGLEAGASEEQQAEGRAGGRSEDAGHRIMLAHGSSSVKNRHHGR; this comes from the exons ATGCACACTCTCTATAGACCTCGGGAAAATATTCCCTATCGTGAAGGGCTGGAAAAAGCTCGACTGAAAAGCAGGCGCGAGAAGTTCGCAAgagtcgctgtcgtcgcagACCCGGTCCAACCGGCAGCAGACCTCCCTTTTGTTGCTTCTTTCGCGAACG ATCACGAGCGAAATGCCAGACGTGAAGAAAAGAGTTTGTCGCAGGCGGACAAGCAGCGGAAAGAAGCTCATCAAGCTCTCTTCAATCAGGCGAGAAG ACGGAAAAtcgagacgcgagaggctcTCTACCAGGCCGTCGCCGATCGCGAGGAGGCT AAAGAACTCAACCGCATTCAGTTCCTCCGCGAGCGAAGCAAAAGCTATCCCTGTCG AGAGGGCTTTGACATTGTCAGTCTCGAGTACAAACGGAACGAGGACGGCCGCAAGCTCCGCGTGCGAGATAGATACGCTCAG TACAGACAGGAACTTCGCGGCTATACGCTTGCTCTCCGTTCGGGCTTCTGCAACAACCCAATCACAG GAGACGGCGTTTTGAAGTTGCAGCGCCCCGCCAAGCCTCCAGGGCTTGAAGCCGGTGCCTCCGAAGAGCAGCAAGCTGAGGGACGCGCGGGAGGACGCTCAGAAGACGCTGGTCACAGGATTATGCTGGCACACGGGAGTTCTTCTGTAAAAAACAGACATCACGGAAGGTGA